The DNA region GCGGCACCATCGGCATACTCGGCGGCGGCCAACTCGGCCGGATGATCGCCACGGCGGCCGCGCAGCTGGGCTACCGCACCTGCATCTATGCGCCCGAAGACAGCGGCCCGGCGGCCGACGTGTCACCGCGCTGGACGCAGGGCGCCTATGAGGATGCCGATGCGCTGGCCGCCTTTGCCGACGGCGTCGATGTGGTCACTTACGAGTTCGAAAATATCGATCCGGTGGCTGTCGAAGTACTGGCCTCCCACGGCTTGGTCCGTCCCGGCGCGCAGGCGCTGCGCGTGGCGCAGGACCGCTTGGCGGAAAAGCGCTTCGTCTGCGATCTCGGTGGGCTGACCGCGCCGTTCGCGCCGGTGGAAAGCCTGGACGATCTGGAAAGCGCGATCGAGCACGTGGGCAGCCGCGCGATTCTCAAGACCAACCGCATGGGCTATGACGGCAAGGGGCAGGCGCGCTTGTCGGAGCCGGGCGATGCGGTCGGCGCATGGAACGCCATCGGGCGCCAAAGCGCGATCCTGGAAGGGTTCGTGACGTTCGACCAGGAGTTTTCCGTCATATTGGTGCGCGGGCATGACTGCGCGGTGCGGTTCTGGGATTCGGCGGCCAATGTGCATGTCGACGGCATTCTCGCCACCTCCACCGTGCCCGCTGGCGCAGTGATAGAGGGGCAGGTGGCGCAGGCCCGGGACATGGCGCAGCGGATCGCCGATGCGCTGGATTATGTCGGCGTGCTGACCTGCGAATTTTTCGCCAGCGCCGACGGGCCGGTGTTCAACGAAATGGCGCCGCGCGTGCACAATAGCGGGCATTGGACGATCGAGGGCGCGGTGACGAGCCAGTTCGAAAATCATGTCCGCGCCATTTGCGGCCTGCCGCTGGGCGACACGGCGCTGGCCGCGCGGGGCGTGGCGATGCGCAACCTGATCGGCGACGATGCGCATGACTGGCAGGCGATCCTGTCCGACCCGGCCAATCATCTGCACCTCT from Sphingobium sp. HWE2-09 includes:
- a CDS encoding 5-(carboxyamino)imidazole ribonucleotide synthase; protein product: MTTIAPGGTIGILGGGQLGRMIATAAAQLGYRTCIYAPEDSGPAADVSPRWTQGAYEDADALAAFADGVDVVTYEFENIDPVAVEVLASHGLVRPGAQALRVAQDRLAEKRFVCDLGGLTAPFAPVESLDDLESAIEHVGSRAILKTNRMGYDGKGQARLSEPGDAVGAWNAIGRQSAILEGFVTFDQEFSVILVRGHDCAVRFWDSAANVHVDGILATSTVPAGAVIEGQVAQARDMAQRIADALDYVGVLTCEFFASADGPVFNEMAPRVHNSGHWTIEGAVTSQFENHVRAICGLPLGDTALAARGVAMRNLIGDDAHDWQAILSDPANHLHLYGKHEARPGRKMGHVTRLSL